The following proteins come from a genomic window of Alnus glutinosa chromosome 10, dhAlnGlut1.1, whole genome shotgun sequence:
- the LOC133878778 gene encoding UPF0481 protein At3g47200-like, producing METMASSDSIISIGKEAECEDFVINIIPPAEWPECCIYRVPKRLRKVKKESYTPQLVSIGPFHHRGNELKDTNMKMHKLRYLMAFSDRTGKSQEDLRKIIKENEVKIRHCYSEDCRLNSKDFVKMILLDAIFIIELFLRIDENHENDYIVKKPWLEIGIRRDLLLLENQLPFFILEKLYMFAKNDSSSCNHYEEGKQVEEHKKDLMKQDAPFVKLSRNYFGRQYDIKKQSAVGEEVNHFIDLLRYFFCSVPDQLNHGENLRDLNCATKLDEAGLKFKPVKERCLLDITFSGNDCLKHCPCFNLSWLLACLPCLKCFPHLERMQCILEIPPLKIFDNTECLLRNLMALEQCHYPLKAYICNYVLLLDQLIDTEKDVDLLVEKKVIANNIGSNAAVMTLINRLCLDIVVDGSCYSSLCREITSYLDNPWNNTMGTMKSVYFRDFWRGSGTVVGLIVLGFTFWGFLRPYFVKV from the coding sequence ATGGAAACGATGGCGTCTAGTGATTCCATAATTTCCATTGGAAAAGAAGCTGAATGCGAGGACTTTGTCATTAACATTATTCCCCCTGCGGAGTGGCCGGAATGCTGTATCTACAGGGTTCCCAAGAGACTGCGCAAGGTAAAGAAAGAATCCTATACCCCTCAGCTCGTTTCAATAGGACCCTTTCATCACCGTGGAAATGAATTGAAGGACACGAACATGAAGATGCACAAACTGAGATATTTGATGGCTTTCTCTGATCGGACCGGGAAGAGCCAGGAGGATCTTCGAAAGattattaaagaaaatgaagtaaaaatTCGTCATTGCTATTCAGAAGACTGTAGGCTCAACAGTAAggattttgtgaaaatgattctATTGGATGCCATCTTTATAATTGAGCTCTTCTTGAGGATTGatgaaaatcatgaaaatgatTACATAGTAAAGAAACCCTGGTTGGAAATTGGTATACGACGTGACTTGTTATTACTTGAGAATCAActtcctttttttattcttgAGAAATTATATATGTTCGCCAAAAATGACTCTTCCAGTTGCAACCATTACGAAGAAGGCAAGCAAGTTGAGGAACACAAAAAGGACCTCATGAAACAGGATGCTCCATTTGTCAAGCTTTCCCGCAATTACTTTGGACGCCAATATGATATAAAGAAACAGTCTGCAGTCGGTGAGGAAGTAAACCATTTCATAGATTTGCTAAGATATTTCTTTTGTTCAGTACCAGATCAGTTGAATCATGGAGAAAATCTGCGTGATCTAAATTGTGCCACAAAGCTTGATGAGGCAGGATTGAAATTCAAACCAGTTAAGGAGAGATGCTTACTTGACATAACATTCTCCGGGAATGATTGCTTGAAACACTGTCCATGCTTCAATTTGTCATGGCTCTTGGCTTGCTTACCATGCTTGAAATGCTTTCCGCACTTGGAGCGTATGCAATGTATCTTGGAAATTCCACCCCTTAAGATTTTCGACAATACTGAATGTCTTCTCCGAAACCTCATGGCCCTGGAGCAGTGTCATTATCCACTCAAAGCTTACATTTGCAATTATGTTTTGCTATTGGACCAACTTATCGACACTGAAAAAGATGTGGATTTGCTTGTTGAGAAAAAGGTCATTGCTAACAATATCGGGAGCAACGCTGCTGTGATGACTTTAATTAACAGACTTTGCCTTGATATTGTGGTAGATGGATCTTGTTACTCTTCTCTGTGTCGAGAGATTACAAGCTACCTTGATAACCCTTGGAACAACACTATGGGAACCATGAAAAGTGTGTATTTTCGTGATTTTTGGAGAGGCAGCGGAACTGTTGTTGGACTAATTGTTCTGGGTTTCACTTTCTGGGGTTTCCTTAGGCCTTATTTCGTGAAGGTTTGA